The nucleotide sequence ATGGAAGAGGTCTGGGGGGCCCTGGACCACTGGCGCTTCCACAAGGTCCTGGAACTTGCCGGGGAGCTGGGAAGCATTGTGCTGCTTCATGCCGAGGATGCTGAATACGTGGTTAATGCCTCGCAGGCGTTGCAAAAAACATGTAATGACCCGGAAGCCTGGTATCGTGCCCGTCCGGAGCTGGCAGAGGTTATGGCGGTGCAGAATGCTCTGCGGATTGCCTCGGAGGCCGGGGGGAATCTGCATATTGTCCATATTGGTACCGCCGAGGCGGCAAGAATGCTGAAAAATCCTCTGCCGGAAGGCTGCCGGGTCAGCGGAGAGACCTGTCCTCAGTACCTGGCTTTTACCACGGATGATTTTATTGCTCAGGGGGCGGTACTCAAGATCGCCCCACCCATTAAAAAAGAGGGAAATCGGGATGAGCTCTGGTCCCTCCTGAAGGACGGGACTATCGAGTTTGTCGCTTCCGATCACGCTCCCGGAACAGCACAGGAGAAGTCCGGGAACGACATCTGGAAGAACTCCGCGGGTATTGCCGGCACAGGGACCATTCTGCCCTACCTTTTTTCCGAAGGTTATTTTGCCGGAAGGCTCCCCCTCTCCCGTCTGCTTGAGGTCGTCTCCGAGGCGGCGGCAAAGCGTTACGGCTTTTTCAACCGCAAGGGTTCCATCGAAGTCGGCAAGGATGCAGACCTGGTTCTTATCAATACAAACGAAAACTGGACTGTCCGGGGGAGTGATTTTTTCTCTAAAGGTAAACTGAGTCCCTTCGAGGGGCGAATCTTTACCGGCCGGGTAGAAAAGACCCTGGTCCGGGGACGGGTGGTCTATGACCGCCGGCGCGGTGCTCTGGAACCCGGCTGGGGCGAGTTTATCCGCCCTGCAAGGAGTGTGTAATGGGAGATAAAATGAGGCTTCTATCCTTCCGCGGCCTTCTTGAGCGGATTGTGGAGGAGTATCGCGACGGGGGCTCGATCTTTGATATCCCTGAAGGATTATGGTTTCGCAAGACGGGGAAAAAAAGCCTTGATCTTTTCGGAGAGTCCCTGGAGACTCCCCT is from Marispirochaeta sp. and encodes:
- a CDS encoding amidohydrolase family protein is translated as MIVKNGLVAFSGEDEFLSKDLRIQNGRIVAIGRNLESGTTDEVLDASDCRVLPGAVDPHVHFYDPGYTEKEDFAHGSAAAASGGVTTVIDMPCTSLPPVTDTASLHNKLAAVSPKSHIDFGFFGGVSRQLFDAGCRVAMASIADQVMGFKVYAVSGMEEVWGALDHWRFHKVLELAGELGSIVLLHAEDAEYVVNASQALQKTCNDPEAWYRARPELAEVMAVQNALRIASEAGGNLHIVHIGTAEAARMLKNPLPEGCRVSGETCPQYLAFTTDDFIAQGAVLKIAPPIKKEGNRDELWSLLKDGTIEFVASDHAPGTAQEKSGNDIWKNSAGIAGTGTILPYLFSEGYFAGRLPLSRLLEVVSEAAAKRYGFFNRKGSIEVGKDADLVLINTNENWTVRGSDFFSKGKLSPFEGRIFTGRVEKTLVRGRVVYDRRRGALEPGWGEFIRPARSV